The DNA sequence TTCTCGGAAGGCCTCAGGGGGCCGGGACGCGCCAGCAATCCGCCGTACCGAGTTGGGCGCTGCCCGCTGCCTTGAGGTAGAGGAAAAGCTGCATGCGGTACCCGATCATCCAGCGCATCGGGGTGAGTAAAGCCTCGGCCCGCTTCACGGTTTCGCCCCAAGGGAAGGTCATGTCCTTATTGAGCAGATCGCTTAGGGGCGCGGCGCGCAGTTCCCGTTCCACGGCATCGGCCTGCCAGGCCATGCGCGCCTTGAAATCGGAGGCCGCCATCATGGCCATCATCTCGGCGGTGGGCCGCCCGGCGGCCCAGTCCCCCGCGAGCACGCGATGGACCCCGTTATACGGGCCGTAGCTCAGGTAACGCATCAGCTCCAGGGTGGTGCGCTGGCCGGCGGAGGGCCGGTAATCGAGCCCACCCGCAGGGATCTTGCCGGCCAGGTTGATGCAGATGGCGCTTTCCTTGCGCCAGGTGGAGATATAGGACTCTACGGTGAACAACATGGATACCTTCCCGGCCTTGCGGCCCTATTTGACGATCACGAGTTCGGACTCGAGGTAATATTGGCCATTATAGGTGGCGATGCAATTCTTGCCGTTCTTCTTGGCGAAGTTCTTGGCCCGATTGGCCCGGTCTTCGATTTCCCGTTCGGTGAGGAAGCAATCGGAGGAGATCCAGACCGCGCCGATGGAGACGGTGGTCTTCTCGGCGATGCCGCGATAGGCGATCATGCGCAGCTTGGCCTGGAACTCCTTGATGAACGCCACGCCCATCGCCAGGCTGAAGTTGGGCAATAGCTGGATGTATTCGTCCCCGCCGTAACGGTAGCCGAAACCGTGGGAATACAAGTGCGACTCCATCAGCTCCATGAAGCGGGGCAAGAGGTCGCGATCGATCTTGGTCTCGGTATAGCGGGTATTGAAGGACTTGAAATCGTCCACATCCAGGTACGCCACCATCAGACCGTTGGAGCGCAACTCGCACTTCTCGCGGAAGTAGCGCAAATCCTTGACGAAAAGGGAAGGCGCCTGCAGGATGTGGAACTTCTCGTCGTAATCCCGCGGCTCCAGTTTCAGATCGGACTTGTGCATGTCTTCGACGAATTTGATGGAGAGGAATTCGGTCAGGTGCGGCACGCGCAGGGCCGGGACGGCCAGGAACCAGGGCGCGGACATGACGGCCTTGATCGGTTCGAGTTCCTTCTCGAGGTTGTCTATCAACTCGGGATGGAAGGTCTTACCCAGCGGCTCCTCGAGCTTGCTGGCCACGATGCGACGTTGGTGGATGATAAGACGCTTGAGCAAGGGCGTGAACTCGTCCGGGATTTCGTGCTGCTCTTTGATGCCCGTGTCCCCGCGCCCGGGGCCGGCGTTCCGCTTCTTCAGCAGATTGCCAAGAGTTGACAATTTCGCCAGGATGGAATCGACCTCCGAGGGGAGCTTGTATCCGATCTGGGCCTGGAGCTTCACCACGAGATTCTTTTTCAGCCAATCCGCGAAGGCATCGGAATGCTTCTCGAGCATATCGCACTGGTCATTGGAAAGAATTGGCATGTTCCTATCGACCCCCGACGGAAAAGTATTCACTCACGACGCGTTTGGAACGTCTAATGCGGAAAAGGAAACGGGATCGGAATGCTTGCGCCGCGAAAACCGAAATTGTTTAATGGAAACATGGAATCCAAACCTTCCCTCTCCGTCTCCCCATCCAGCCGCGGCGATACGTCCCGGCCCGGACTACCCGCCGACTGGCAACCCTCTTCCGGCATCGTGGACCGCATGCTCGCGTATCGCGAATGGTGGAACATCCCCGAAGGCGTCGCCGGGCGCGGCGCGGCCCGAACGGGCGCGT is a window from the Fibrobacterota bacterium genome containing:
- a CDS encoding GGDEF domain-containing protein, with product MPILSNDQCDMLEKHSDAFADWLKKNLVVKLQAQIGYKLPSEVDSILAKLSTLGNLLKKRNAGPGRGDTGIKEQHEIPDEFTPLLKRLIIHQRRIVASKLEEPLGKTFHPELIDNLEKELEPIKAVMSAPWFLAVPALRVPHLTEFLSIKFVEDMHKSDLKLEPRDYDEKFHILQAPSLFVKDLRYFREKCELRSNGLMVAYLDVDDFKSFNTRYTETKIDRDLLPRFMELMESHLYSHGFGYRYGGDEYIQLLPNFSLAMGVAFIKEFQAKLRMIAYRGIAEKTTVSIGAVWISSDCFLTEREIEDRANRAKNFAKKNGKNCIATYNGQYYLESELVIVK